The Saccharothrix violaceirubra genome segment AGGGCAACCGGTTCGAGCACGCGGTCGTCCGCACGTTCAAGTTCGCGAGGTGAGCACGGCGACGGGTCGGTCCACAATGGACCGACCCGTCGCACTCAGGTGACGCGGGTCACATTTCAGCAACACCGACGCACGCTTCGGCACCTCCACTCCGGGAGCCCGCGAACAACGCGGGCGAGGGGAACCACAGGGAGGTGTCTCGTGCCGAGAACAGGTACCGCCGCACTGGCGGTCGCCGTCATCGCCGCCGGGACCGTCGCGGCAGGGGCGGGCACGGCCGCTGCCGCACCGGTGTCGTCGTCCGACACCGTCACGCTGATCACCGGCGACAAGGTCACGTTCGCCGGCGACAAGGTCACCGGGGTCGAACCGGGACCGGGACGCGACAAGACCACGTTCCACCGCTTCGAACGCGACGGCCACGCCCACGTCGTCCCGAGCGACGCGTTCGCACCGCTGGCACAGGGCAAACTCGACCCGCGGCTGTTCGACGTGACCGGGCTGATCGGCTTCGGCTACGACGACAAGCACCGCGACTCAGTGCCGCTCGTCGTGCAGGGGAAGGAAACGCGCGCAGCGGGCATGCGGACCACCGCGACGTTGCCGGGCGCGTTCGCCGCGACCGTCGCGAAGTCCGACGCGTCCGCGAACTGGTCCGGGATGCTCGGCGACCCGAACGTGCGCCGGGTCTGGCTCGACGGCCTGCGCACACCGACCCTGGACCGAAGTACCAGGCAGATCGGCGCACCCACCGCGTGGGAGAAGGGCTTCACCGGCAAGGGCGTCAAGGTCGCCGTGCTGGACTCCGGCGTCGACGGCGCCCACCCCGACCTCGCCGGTCGGGAGATCGCCGAACACAACTTCACCACCGACCCGGACACCGTCGACCGCAACGGCCACGGCACCCACGTGGCGGCCACGATCGCGAGCCACGACCCGAAGTACCGGGGCGTGGCACCGGACGCGTCGATCCTCGACGGCAAGGTGTGCGCCGGGAAAGGCTGCCCCGAGTCCGCGATCCTGGCCGGCATCGAGTGGGCCGTGGACCAGGGCACCGACATCGTGAACCTGAGCCTCGGCGGGCTCGACTTCCCGGGCGTCGACCCGCTGGAAGAGGCGATCAACACCTACTCAGAGCGCTCCGGCACGCTGTTCGTGGTGTCGGCGGGCAACGACGGCCTGCCCGGCACGGTGAACTCGCCGGGCAGCGCCGACGCCGCGCTCACCGTCGGTGCGGTGGACCAGAACGACGCCGTGGCCGGATTTTCCAGCCGTGGCCCCAGGCTCGGCGACCACGCGGTCAAGCCCGACGTGACCGCGCCCGGTGTGCGCATCGTCGCGGCCAAGGCCGCCGAAGGCCGGAACGGCGAACCGGTCGACGACACCCACGTCGCCATGCAAGGCACGTCCATGGCCACCCCGCACGTCGCGGGCGCGGCGGCCCTGCTGGCCCAGCAGCACCCCGACTGGACCGGTGCCCGAATCAAGGCCGCCCTCACCGGCAGCGCCGTACCCAAGTCGGGTACGGGCGAGTTCGACCAGGGCTCCGGCCGGATCGATGTCGCCGCGGCCACCGTCGTGACCGTTGTCGCCGAGCCGACCACCCTCACGTTCGGCGAACAGCGATGGCCCCGCCAGGACGACGAGCCGCTCACCCGTGATCTCGTCTACCGCAACACCGGCGACCAGCCGGCGGTGCTGGGCCTGACGCTGGAGACCGGCGCTCCCTCCGGCCTGTTCTCGTTGTCCGCCAACGAGATCACC includes the following:
- a CDS encoding S8 family serine peptidase, with translation MPRTGTAALAVAVIAAGTVAAGAGTAAAAPVSSSDTVTLITGDKVTFAGDKVTGVEPGPGRDKTTFHRFERDGHAHVVPSDAFAPLAQGKLDPRLFDVTGLIGFGYDDKHRDSVPLVVQGKETRAAGMRTTATLPGAFAATVAKSDASANWSGMLGDPNVRRVWLDGLRTPTLDRSTRQIGAPTAWEKGFTGKGVKVAVLDSGVDGAHPDLAGREIAEHNFTTDPDTVDRNGHGTHVAATIASHDPKYRGVAPDASILDGKVCAGKGCPESAILAGIEWAVDQGTDIVNLSLGGLDFPGVDPLEEAINTYSERSGTLFVVSAGNDGLPGTVNSPGSADAALTVGAVDQNDAVAGFSSRGPRLGDHAVKPDVTAPGVRIVAAKAAEGRNGEPVDDTHVAMQGTSMATPHVAGAAALLAQQHPDWTGARIKAALTGSAVPKSGTGEFDQGSGRIDVAAATVVTVVAEPTTLTFGEQRWPRQDDEPLTRDLVYRNTGDQPAVLGLTLETGAPSGLFSLSANEITVPAHGTASVRVTADTRTHPDGRHSGTVVTTGAIKVRVPLSVHSEPESYDVHLEFIGHDGRPATTHNTAWHGSAPGEQFRFLDPSVPSTTLRLAKGDYVLTSVVGESTRQALLSAPKLSVTADMVVKVDARTAKPLTVTAPDATAVHQSAIVGVAWKGESVFTNFPNGFGDLTSIGVIGPQPRLDGLYTFAATKAVTATATYMLGYIDRGRVSTGFIRKPAKKDLAEIRIDPQGTPGLSHSLAESMRLSDDQSINWFSRPATPSNLVEYVTTDVSWNWGFSQHRGDSLAADWSSPMRAYRQGQVHDLRFQVPAFNPVTRLDEQGSTVYGTSGALLMILKTYVDGGGNRGVIGAPKVTLYRNGTLVEEQNSDWVAFTKLPEGMADYRVETESTHSPEMSEYGTLVRTAWNFRFAPSATSDRTRVPVPVTAVQFTPTNGIVAAGKSVRVPFGFTGPRQRIEVAEVSYDDGATWTKVPVAGDSVLLRTPKRDGYVSLRAKGSDGKGNGFEQTTIRSFKFAK